In a single window of the Campylobacter hyointestinalis subsp. lawsonii genome:
- a CDS encoding UDP-N-acetylmuramate dehydrogenase, protein MKIDFSKFSSVKIGGVFDVELIDEIRKFSGVMIGGANNILISPNPPKMGILSSKFDYIKFENHILKVGAKTSSAKLFKFAKDHNIGGFEFIKKIPGSIGGMITMNAGVKEHEISLNLKNITTSYGEFSKKECDFSYRHSNIKGVIFEASFEVIREFDDELFKVLNAKRANQPKGASFGSCFANPPGHYAGALLESVGLKGFRIGDCGFSKMHANFLINYGGGKFEDALSLINLAKERVLDKFGIELKSEVVIL, encoded by the coding sequence ATGAAGATCGACTTTTCTAAATTTAGCTCTGTTAAGATCGGCGGAGTTTTTGATGTAGAACTTATAGACGAGATACGTAAATTTAGCGGAGTGATGATAGGCGGTGCAAACAATATCTTGATCTCGCCAAATCCGCCTAAAATGGGGATTTTAAGCTCTAAATTCGACTATATCAAATTTGAAAACCATATCTTAAAAGTGGGCGCAAAAACTAGTAGTGCAAAGCTTTTTAAATTTGCCAAAGATCATAATATCGGAGGATTTGAGTTTATAAAAAAAATCCCTGGTAGCATTGGTGGAATGATTACTATGAACGCCGGAGTAAAAGAGCACGAGATCAGCTTGAACTTAAAAAATATCACCACTAGTTATGGTGAATTTTCTAAAAAAGAGTGCGACTTTAGCTATCGTCATTCAAATATAAAAGGTGTGATATTTGAAGCTAGTTTTGAAGTGATACGCGAGTTTGATGATGAGCTATTTAAAGTGTTAAATGCAAAAAGGGCAAACCAACCAAAAGGCGCTAGTTTTGGTTCTTGTTTTGCAAATCCGCCAGGACATTATGCTGGAGCCTTGCTAGAGAGCGTTGGGCTAAAAGGATTTAGGATAGGAGATTGCGGATTTAGCAAGATGCATGCGAATTTTTTGATAAATTATGGTGGTGGTAAATTTGAAGATGCTTTGAGCCTTATAAATTTAGCCAAAGAGCGAGTTTTGGATAAATTTGGTATAGAGTTAAAAAGCGAAGTTGTGATCTTGTAA
- the fliQ gene encoding flagellar biosynthesis protein FliQ: MQSDLIGLGVETFKLTLMISLPMLLAGLIAGLLISIFQATTQINEMTLSFVPKIILVVVIIIFLMPWMMNQMTDFTARILNMIPTFIQ; this comes from the coding sequence ATGCAAAGCGATCTTATAGGGCTTGGAGTTGAGACTTTTAAGCTGACTCTTATGATAAGCCTTCCTATGCTTTTAGCCGGTCTTATAGCAGGACTTCTTATTAGTATATTTCAAGCTACGACTCAAATAAACGAAATGACTTTGAGCTTTGTACCAAAGATCATTTTAGTCGTCGTGATAATCATCTTCTTAATGCCTTGGATGATGAACCAAATGACGGATTTTACGGCTAGAATTTTAAATATGATACCGACTTTTATACAATGA